DNA from Vitis vinifera cultivar Pinot Noir 40024 chromosome 19, ASM3070453v1:
CTTGCAAAAGAGGCTTTACAACCTGCAGATGGTTGAAGTTTTAGGCCTTTTCCTTTTGGGGTAAACTATTTTGGGCTGGTAATAGAAATTTACACTCAAATCTCCTTCATGAAAATGGAGACAAACCTTCCAACATGCTGAAAATATGTAAGGGACATTAACAATGTAGTATGTATCTGTCTTCTCGGGATAATTCAGATCATCGATTGTCGATATCACAGTCAACAGCTGCATTGGCAGATTGAACAGAATGTGTGAATGATATGTGTTTAACAGTTTATAGAAGGAGGATTAGGAGTGGAAGGAGCTAGCTGGAGTCCAAACATCCTCATCTTCTAAAGAGAGCAGAAGAAGGAAAGTTGTAATGGTAATGGGGACTGGAGAATGAGGTAATGCATAATCACCAAATGCATGCATAAAAAGAAGCCTATCCCAAATTATATCCCAGAATCACCAAACTGCACCTATACAAAGATAGGTGCAGTTTTATTCAGACCTTCTGGATGTCCAGACTATATCGAGTATGAAGTATAAGGTAACCACCTTATGGTTTCTGATGCTGGTAAAAGAGATGGTGCTTGAAgccaaaaagggaaaatgactTCTCACATTTCTTATATGCCAAgagaacattaaaaaataaagacttGAATTAGTTAAAATAGCTCCCCTGACGCCCAAAAAGTCATAAGAACTCATAAATAAACCATTATAAAGATGATTGAATCTCagttgaaaaattaatttcaaagcTATGGTGTTGGATGTCCCAATAAACTTTGCAAAGCTGAAGAATAATTACTGCATGAAATTGACtgttattttctaaataaaatatgataatgatAGCTGTTGCAAGAGTTAAAAAAGAGATACCTTTATTTGATTCAGCGCTGAAAGCTTTAAACCAGTCATGTCCAAAACCTTCACACAGGTGCCAATGTATCGCCCATGCTTCTTTGTTGCAGCAGGCTAAAACAAAAGCAAGTAGTCAGGCTACTGGGAAAGCCATAAGTTACACCAAAGAATCTCTAGTTTGTAGAGACCAAAACTCACCAATACAACACGATCTCTATACTCATTCATTTGGATGTGTGACTGCACATAATAGTGAACctgaaagaaaaacaagaataatACCAGTAAATATCGAACAATGGAAAATTGCAAATATTACATGAAGTAGTAGGTAACAAATATAAGCAGCATGGAATGCATGTCTTTTGCTTAAGAAGATATCAGTAGTGcatatttgtatatatgaaGATACATAAATGAAGTACCAACTAAATAAGAATGCCATTGTTATCTCTTTGTCCACAAGAAATGTAAAACAAACTAAGAAATCCAGAGTTAGGAGAAAAAGGAAGCATCAAGTAAGGACCTACTATTCCATCAAAAAGCATCAAGTAATGAATGTTTTTCTTGCTCTAGAATTAAGAAccaacatttttgaaaaaaacctATTCGAAATGCCGTCCATTTTCAGGGGCAAAAGTAAAGTTCattaaaataagagaatgatACTGTATTTCCATTCACAATCTTCGAGCTTGCAATGTTTTCATGACTAAAACACCCTCTTCCAAAGAAATGTTATAGCCCCTTAATGCAAAGGTTCTTtaccaaacaaaaataaaaatcttatagcCTAAAAATTTCGGAAATTTTAGCTTCTtgctcaccttttttttttttttttttctttggagtggttatttgtttttgcaACTCTGCATGCAATACACTCTTGAAGGTAAAAGCTAAAATCCCATTATCATATCTGAGATGATTTTAAAGTAACGTTTCCAtggtaatattttaaaaccaagcCTACTACTCTTAACTGTAAATTTGTAACCACCAAATTAAGGAGGTTAAGGAAAGTGTCCTCACAGATGCCTTGTCAAATGTGCTCTGCCCAACACCAACAGCAATGACAGGAAGACCCTAGCCAAGAATAAAAGCAAACCAGGAAATGATAAGTTACTTTGAGTTAGTAATAATCAATATCTGAAACACCtcctatgaaaataaaaattattttccttaaaaaaatataaagccATGGGGAGCAAGAGTTTAATAGACACTTATGGTGGAAATTTGAGTTGCCAACTGGCTCCTTATTGGGAAAGATGGCTAAGGCAGGGAAAATTGGAAAGATTGAAGGCCAAGATAAATGTTCATTGTATACCTCTTTTGTATAGCCGGATAGACCTGTCAGCTGTGAGTCTCGCACTGCTCTGTATAAATTAGGAGGGAGGATTGGTTTCTggatacaaaaacaaaaacaagattaGTAATAAAACAAATCACTTGACATGGTTACAAAATATGGTGAGGTTCTAGAAAAAACCCATTTTATGTCTAAATCTCATGTGAGTTAAATAAATAGACAGTTCCTAACTTCCATGAGCATCAATAAGTTTTCAGAAATTAATCAAATCCTAGAGTAAACAAAGTTGAATCAAAAAGCAagtttcaaaactttttttacCAATGAACCAGAGTACATAAACTCTTCATGGTAAAACACAACCCACAATGGAAGACCAATACATTGTTAAGCTAGCAAGGATTTGCAACTAGAATAAATCCTTGCATTTATATCTAGGAGAAAAAGGATGTGCACGAATTCCAAGCATATGACAAATTGCTTTCCCTATGGTTATAGCACTTATTCCATTTTTGTAACATCAGATTTGCTTGCAAGAATTTGCAGCTAAAATGGGCAATACATATCTCAGATTTACAAAATTATGCCAACTCACTgcattttttcccctttttgaaaatttgctAATAAGAGCACATGTCTACTAACAGTGCACATGAAGATTATAATAATTCCACTTAATCATTGCCCTTATTATGATTCATGATCAAGCATGAGATATATGCCAATTCACCACAGTTGAAGGCACCAGAGATTTCACATATAACAACTTAATAAGCTCTCGTTTTTGTGTTGTTCCAGTCCAGAGTGACTGAGTGATTAATCTAGGAGTGATTTGCAACCCCATTAGGAAGGAGAGGAATTAAAATGAAAGTGAAAGCCCCTCCCACTGTGTGTATACGTGCAACAGCACTTGTGTGCATGTGTGCAGGTGTGGTTGTATGCATGTCTCTGTTAGTGTCCACATGCGAATTTCCAGGTATAATTAGCTACAAGGAACCATTCAATTGACATTTAAGTAATTATAGTGTGTGTGGTGGATGGGGTTTGCGAATTTCCAGGTATAATTAGCTAGAAAGAACTATTCAAtcaatttttacttaattataaaaCTCACCGTCAATATATTGTCGATTTCATTCTGAATCCTCCAATTTAAGCAGTCTACCAACTGATGAAGTTGAGTGTGTCATCAGTAGAACATAAAGAGATGAATGGAAATGACATTTTTTAAGGATTACAAAACTTTAGATGAATGACACagtgagaattttttttttttttttttaagaaaaaaataaatgaatctaCCATTTTATGAGCTTTTGGGACATTCCCATCCCTTGCTTTCAGAAACCTTGCCAAAGTTTCCCGTACATACCCTTGATGCACATTCTGGAGATCAAGATGCAGACTTTGAGTTATGTTAATCATATAATGAAAATAACtttccaattaattaaataaacatcATCATTCAAGAACATGTCATAAAGCAACAATATTCAAGTTCATTTCTCAAATCTCCACTCAGATGTAATCCAAGCCTATGCTGAGGGAAATAAAAGGCATGAGGGAAGATAGTCTCTGTTGCTTCCTTGAGTGCACCTAAAATGTCAATGACCAGATGAAActaaaaaactacaaaaattatTGAACAAAGCACAAATCATACGAGTCATTGAGCTGATTATCGAATATGGCTGTACACATCTATTCTGTATATTCACAGCCCTAGATGCTATGCATCACCTGATGCCCAACCTCAAAATCAAGcttttttagaaaagaaaaaaaaaaaagaaaaactccaACTGTCCTTTCAAAGCTTTTTGAGTTATTCTCTAATAACAAAAAGGAAGAACTGCAAAATTATTGTCACATGTTCAGATTAGTCCATAATCTACTTGTCTAGCTGAACTCTACCGGCAAGGACCCAAAATGAAGTCTCGTTTGGTGTGAAAGACGTTTTCTTTCTTCAAATGAAGCCCAATACattggagaaaataaaaatagcaatGTGGGCTCAGTCAATTCATACCAAAAAccctccatataaatatatttattgctATGACATCCCAACTGAAACCCAACTTGAGGGTGACATCAAAGTTGTCAACTTTTTCTCAGcccaaaaagaaaatcaaaatttaacaaagaaaaaaattacaaccACAGAATTC
Protein-coding regions in this window:
- the LOC100253176 gene encoding SEC14 cytosolic factor; this translates as MGIVNQEAVKQLQLLLDEVEETLKNSFENVHQGYVRETLARFLKARDGNVPKAHKMLVDCLNWRIQNEIDNILTKPILPPNLYRAVRDSQLTGLSGYTKEGLPVIAVGVGQSTFDKASVHYYVQSHIQMNEYRDRVVLPAATKKHGRYIGTCVKVLDMTGLKLSALNQIKLLTVISTIDDLNYPEKTDTYYIVNVPYIFSACWKVVKPLLQERTRRKVQVLQGCGRDELLKIMDYASLPHFCRREGSGSSHHSENGTTDNCFCLDHVFHQHVYNYVNQQAALVESVGPWKQGSFHVAFPEPDPEGKKIAKTIESEFHKIGDHKNGLSNSMSNLKVNDD